In the Malania oleifera isolate guangnan ecotype guangnan chromosome 1, ASM2987363v1, whole genome shotgun sequence genome, one interval contains:
- the LOC131164363 gene encoding uncharacterized protein LOC131164363: MTAPAVGGAAATALRSVLLRARQAAERSGRRSEAVRVVAVSKTKPVSLIRELYDAGHRCFGENYVQELLQKAPQLPEDIEWHFIGHLQSNKVKSVMTAVPNLAMVEGVDNAKIADHLNQVVSSLGRKPLKVFVQVNTSGEASKSGVDPSGCVELAKHVLLGCPSLQFSGLMTIGMPDYSSTRENFKALSNCRIEVCRVLGMAEEQCELSMGMSGDFELAIEMGSTNVRIGSTIFGPREYPKK, encoded by the exons atgACGGCCCCCGCCGTGGGGGGCGCAGCTGCGACGGCTCTGCGGTCGGTGCTCCTTAGAGCCCGGCAAGCGGCAGAGCGGTCTGGACGCCGGTCTGAAGCGGTCCGAGTGGTGGCTGTCTCCAAAACCAAGCCCGTTTCTCTCATCCGTGAACTGTACGACGCCGGTCACCGCTGTTTCGGTGAGAACTACGTTCAAGAGTTACTTCAGAAGGCACCGcag TTACCCGAAGACATAGAGTGGCATTTTATTGGGCATTTGCAAAGCAACAAAGTTAAATCTGTTATGA CTGCTGTCCCAAATCTTGCAATGGTTGAAGGTGTAGATAATGCAAAG ATAGCGGATCATCTGAATCAGGTGGTTTCAAGCCTGGGTAGAAAGCCTTTGAAGGTTTTTGTCCAAGTAAATACCAGCGGAGAAGCAT CAAAATCTGGTGTTGATCCATCGGGCTGTGTGGAGCTTGCAAAACATGTTCTGCTGGGTTGTCCAAGTCTCCAGTTTTCTGGCCTAATGACAATAGGGATGCCAGACTATTCATCAACTCGGGAGAACTTTAAG GCACTGTCAAACTGTAGAATTGAGGTCTGCAGGGTGCTCGGAATGGCAGAGGAACAGTGTGAATTGTCAATGGGCATGTCTGGTGACTTTGAGCTAGCG ATTGAAATGGGCAGTACCAATGTGAGAATTGGATCTACCATATTCGGACCGAGGGAGTACCCTAAGAAATGA
- the LOC131164355 gene encoding cytochrome b561 and DOMON domain-containing protein At5g35735-like, whose translation MLAAAAASCGSSTPTDHCVKVINPMINPILAFTTFTSLVFILLLSATPAAASSSGSEPSLNCTESFRESIPKNYKCRKLNTLGAEFAWTLSLSPNSSRVDIVFRARLPRNYTSAWVAWGVNPGRTPQMAGTRALIAIVLRNQSSFINTYNVTADTKLGCALKPSDIDVAVVKKNLKPEAEHLGIWATLDLDPKVYNVTRLNHVWQVGHDAEGTRPMIHPTTLQNVDSAETIDLTGKQKSEGVGRHRHHLRVVHGILNIVGWGTLLPAGVIIARYLHKYPIEYKSWKGVHVGCQIVAYTLGTVGWFIGLWLGHASKYYSFRIHRILAILIFTFTTLQMLALRLRPGDNDEYRKYWNMYHHFLGYALIAVISVNIFHGIDILKPDELTWKWAYIGLLALLASITLAFEIFTWVKFCIQKSKRVPKPQHLGPIESQPQLQPLTNIDPVRNVPLK comes from the exons ATGTTAGCAGCTGCTGCAGCTTCCTGCGGTAGCAGTACTCCTACTGACCATTGTGTAAAAGTTATTAATCCCATGATCAACCCTATTTTGGCCTTTACGACTTTCACGTCTCTTGTTTTTATTCTTCTTCTCTCCGCCACCCCTGCAGCTGCTTCCTCCTCCGGCTCCGAACCCTCCCTGAACTGCACCGAGTCCTTCCGCGAATCCATCCCCAAAAACTACAAATGCCGCAAGCTGAACACGCTCGGGGCAGAGTTCGCATGGACCCTCTCCCTCTCCCCTAACTCCTCGCGGGTCGACATCGTCTTCCGCGCGCGCCTCCCCAGGAACTACACGAGCGCCTGGGTGGCGTGGGGGGTGAACCCTGGGAGGACCCCGCAGATGGCGGGCACGCGCGCCCTCATCGCGATCGTCCTAAGGAACCAGTCCTCCTTCATCAACACCTACAACGTCACCGCCGACACGAAGCTGGGGTGCGCGCTAAAGCCGTCGGACATCGACGTGGCGGTGGTGAAGAAGAATTTGAAACCGGAAGCGGAGCACCTGGGGATATGGGCGACGCTGGATCTAGATCCGAAGGTGTACAACGTGACGAGGCTGAACCACGTGTGGCAGGTGGGGCACGACGCGGAGGGGACGCGGCCGATGATCCATCCGACGACGCTGCAGAATGTGGACAGCGCGGAGACCATAGACTTGACGGGGAAGCAGAAGAGCGAGGGGGTGGGAAGGCACCGGCATCACCTCAGAGTG GTGCATGGGATATTAAATATAGTGGGATGGGGGACGCTGTTGCCGGCGGGGGTGATAATAGCGAGGTATCTGCATAAGTATCCGATAGAGTATAAGAGTTGGAAGGGGGTTCATGTGGGCTGTCAGATTGTGGCATACACGCTGGGCACCGTCGGCTGGTTCATCGGCCTTTGGCTGGGACATGCTTCCAAATACTACAGCTTCCGCATTCACCGCATTCTTGCCATCCTCATCTTCACTTTTACCACTTTGCaa ATGCTGGCTCTACGATTACGGCCCGGTGACAACGACGAATATCGCAAGTATTGGAACATGTACCACCATTTTTTGGGCTACGCTCTCATTGCCGTCATCTCCGTCAACATATTTCACGGCATCGACATCCTAAAGCCCGACGAGCTCACGTGGAAATGGGCCTACATTGGGCTTCTGGCCCTCTTAGCTTCCATTACTCTGGCCTTCGAGATTTTCACCTGGGTCAAATTCTGTATCCAGAAAAGCAAACGAGTTCCGAAACCCCAGCATCTAGGCCCAATAGAGAGCCAACCTCAACTTCAACCTCTCACAAACATTGATCCTGTTCGTAACGTCCCATTGAAATGA